GCACGCGGGTGCGCGGGATGACGCCGTCTTGCACGTAATAGGAAGGCGAGATGCGGCCGACGGCGCCGAAGGCGTTCTTGCGTCCCGCCCAGAGACGCTGGCGCTCGGCTTCGTCCTTGGCGACGCGGACCTCGCGCGCGAGGCGGTTACAGACGGCGACGGCCGCGGCCTTCTGGTCCTCCACCGCTTCACGCAGGCCTTCGAGCTCGATGAGCAGGACGGCGCCGGAGTCCATCGGGTACCCCGCGTGCATGGCTTCTTCGACGGTGCGCAACGTCCAGCCATCGAGCAGCTCGAGCGCGGAGGCGGTCACGCCCTCGGAAGTGAGCGCGACGACGGTCTGCGCGGCGGCGTCGATGGAATCAAAGATAGCGAGCAGCGTGGCGACACTCTCCGGCAGCCGCATGAGTCTCACGGTGATGGCGGTGGCGATGCCGAGCGTGCCTTCCGAGCCGACGAAGAATCCGGTGAGGTCGTAACCCAGCGATTCCGCCGACTTGCCGCCGAACTGGACGATGCGTCCATCGGGCAGCACGACCTCGAGCCCAGTGACGTGATTCACGGTGACGCCGTAGGCGAGGGTGTGGGGTCCGCCGGAGTTCTCCGCCACGTTGCCGCCGATGGTGCACGCCTTCTGGCTCGATGGGTCAGGCGCGAAGTAGAGGCCGTGTTTCGCGACGGCGTGCGAGAGGTCGAGATTGACGACGCCCGGCTGCACCACCGCGCGCTGGTTGGCAACGTCGACCTCGAGGATCTTATTCATCCGCGAGAAGCCGAGGATGATGCCACCCTTGCGCGCGATGGCGCCGCCGCTCAATCCAGTGCCGGCGCCGCGCGGCACGATGGGGATGTTCTCTTTTCCCGCCAGCTTGACGATGCGCGCGACCTGCCCGGTGGTCTGCGGAAAGACGACGGCCTGGGGCAGCGCGCGCTGCACGCCGCCATCGTACTCATAGAGCATGAGGTCTTCGCGGGTGGAGAGGACAGCGTCGCGCCCGGCGATCTTGCGCAACTGCCTGAGGATGGAGGAAAAGGCCATAGCCGCGGTGTGCGCGGATTGTAGCACTGAGTTTCAGGTCAAATGAAGACCGCAGAGGACGCAGAGGAAGGTCAAATGAAAGCAGGAGGAGGGGAGGAAAAGAGGAAGAGCAATAGAAAAAGAGACAAGAAAGACAGGAAAGGAAGGAAAGAAAAGAAAAGGCAAGAAAGAAAGGAAAAACAGAAGAAAGAAGAGGTGTTCCCTCCCCTCCTCTTATCCTCCTGTTTTCATTTGACCTTGACCTACGTTTCGCCGGGATTGGAGTGCATGTAGGCGCGCATCATGCGCACCTCGCCATCTTTCTCGTCGACCTCATGCAGCAGCAGGTCGCGCAGCGAGACGAGACCGAGGAGCTTGTGTTCGTCCATGATGGGGAGGTGCCGAAAGCCGTG
The DNA window shown above is from Acidobacteriota bacterium and carries:
- a CDS encoding FAD-binding protein — encoded protein: MAFSSILRQLRKIAGRDAVLSTREDLMLYEYDGGVQRALPQAVVFPQTTGQVARIVKLAGKENIPIVPRGAGTGLSGGAIARKGGIILGFSRMNKILEVDVANQRAVVQPGVVNLDLSHAVAKHGLYFAPDPSSQKACTIGGNVAENSGGPHTLAYGVTVNHVTGLEVVLPDGRIVQFGGKSAESLGYDLTGFFVGSEGTLGIATAITVRLMRLPESVATLLAIFDSIDAAAQTVVALTSEGVTASALELLDGWTLRTVEEAMHAGYPMDSGAVLLIELEGLREAVEDQKAAAVAVCNRLAREVRVAKDEAERQRLWAGRKNAFGAVGRISPSYYVQDGVIPRTRVPDTLRRIAEISEKYSLTIGNIFHAGDGNLHPLILFDIRDSDQLARTLAAGKEILEYCISVGGSITGEHGVGMEKSEILPLMFSASDLDVMQRLHDAFNPACLLNPQKIFPMARSCRETNAAAHPSAGLAAVPEGGEKGGRA